The DNA region TGGTTCGAGTGTGTTATGTAACTGGAGACTGAACTTTCATTAGCAGCGTGGGAAATTCTAGGAACGGCGTTTCCCGTAGTAGGTTATTTTCTATATCGGCCGTTCATCATCGTCCCAGAAGGATGTTTATGCAGCTAGCTGGGTTGGGTTCGGTCTTGACTCTTGTGAATCTTCCTGGTTTAGCTGCGCCAGTTCCTGAGATGAAGGAACCTGAAGTTGTCAGGTAAAACTGGTCCTTCTCTAAGGTATCTCAACCCTTTTCAATTACACCATAAATTTGCTTACTGTTAGTGTTCAATTTGGTTAATCATGCTTTGAGGTGAGCCATGTACAAAGAAAGATTGTTTCCCCCGGAGTTAGTTCCTCATCCTAGGTTTTTCCTTTTGGTTTGGTGATTGAAGTGTCCAGGACGTTGAAGCTCCCAAGTGGCGTCAGGATTCAAGGTTACTTGGAAACATCTGGAGACTTGTCATTGGATATTCTTACAGTACAGTTTTAAATGtaatgaaagtttttttttcaaaatttctttttGCAGAGATTATTGAAGGGGAAGGACGAGAAGCTCATGAAGGGGACCTGGTCGAACTTAACTACGTATGTAGACGTGCAAATGGATACTTCGTTCATAGGTGAGATTTCAGATGCCTCACTCTCTCACAGATGATTTCTAACTGGTTATCGATTCTTGATTCAGCACGGTGGACCAATTCAGTGGGGAAGCCGCTCCTGTTAAACTTTTTCTTGACGGCAATGAGGTACTTTGATATTACACTCAGCTTTACATGTAACATACTAATCCGACCATGGCCCGTTTTTAACAAATTTCTGCTTGGCAAATTAGGTTATCGAGGGCTTGAAGGAAGTATTGGTGGGCATGAAAGCTGGAGGTAAAAAGCACGAAACAACCATTAAGAACTAGATTCTGTTCTTTGGATGAATCTTCTGATCCTAACAACATATATCATCACACTATTTGCAGGGAAGCGTAGAGCACTGATACCTCCATCAGTAGGGTACATAAACGAGACACTGAAGCCAATCCCTGAGGAGGTACACCCATATCCTACTCTTCGTTTACTCCTCTCCCTAAGAACAAATGAACTTAATGTAAACGATATGTCTGTGTGGATGGATGCAGTTTGGACCAAGACGCAGCCTTCTATCGCACGCAAATGAGCCTCTGGTCTTTGAAGTCCAGCTCTTGAAAATATTATGATCTTCTTAGATTGGGACAATGGCAATGAAGGATTTGGCTGTGTTTTGTGTTATTTTCTATTCGTAAAAATCTGTAACACAAATTAAATGGAACTATTAagctgtcttttttttttctgctaaGCTTAGTTTGGTGATTTAAATGTATACATACATTTAGTTTGTTGTCCTATAAGACTGAGGAGACGAGAATAAGTAACTTAATTTGTAAGACTATTTATTGCTCTCGTACGAAACGACACCGTTAGCAAGAAACGATTCACCACACTGATCGACGGGTTGATTCTCTTATTCTACCACCGGATCCTTACGCTCGCGAAAATCTCCGATCGCCGGCGTTCTGGTCTTCCCGGTTCTGTCGTAACTTTTGAAACCGAATTAGTAGCAAAGCGCCGGAGAAAATGTCACAAGGATGGTTTTCGATAGGCGGAGGAAGTAGCAGCGGAGATCAGCAGGGGGAGCAGCAGAAACCGGGGGGTTCGTCTCTGCTGGCGGATTGGAACTCGTACGCAGCGGCGAGAGATGTGGAGGAAGGTGGCGGTAGCGGAAGCTTTGGGTTCGACATCGAATCCGCCGTTAGATCTGCCAACGACACTGTTTCTGGCACCTTCAGTGTGTAAGTCTCTTTCCCCCCAAATTCGAGGAGGTTGTATGATTCACCTCTTTCGTGACTGAATCTGATAATATTGGTGGTAGTCACAAGTGTGTGTGTTAGTGAATCTGTAGAATTGCATTACCAATGGACTATTAGTTAGTGAATAGCTCTGATGAATATGTTGTCTGGGAGTACATGGATCCAGTTGTGTGTTCATCACTCTCTGCCATCATCAGATCAATTTGGTTGTAGCTGTGAGTCTGTGACTGCCATCATTCAGATCATTTTTCCATTTCTCTTTGGAACTTTTAGCTTAATGTATTTGATTGATGCATAGACCCCTAGCTGATATTTAGCTGCATTATGTCTGTTGCTACATGCTATACTTAAGCTTTGGATAAGCAGTTTTTTTTGGAATTGTCTAGATATTATCAATAAAAGTGCTTCTTCTTTTGATGATCTCTTGCAAGTTTTACATGTATTCAATGACTACAGTGTTTCGAAGGGAGTTCGAGATATTCCGGGGAACTTGTCGTCAGCAACCAGCAGTATGCCATCAGGGAAAGCCCTCATGTATTTCGGTTTGCTTCTCGCCAGTGgtgtcttcttcatcttcattgcCTTCACTATGTTTCTTCCAGTCATGGTGCTCATGCCTCAGAAATTTGCCATCTGTTTCACCCTTGGATGTGGATTTATCATCGGATCATTCTTCGCACTTCGTGGCCCACAAAACCAGCTCGCACACATGTCATCCATGGAGGTATATGCTACGTTTATCATTTAGTGTCTGTCTCATCATGCCTTAGAGCTAAGAATCAGTTCCCTTGCTCTCTTTATAATTCCGTGTGTCTACTTTCTCCAGAGGCTTCCTTTAACCATAGGTTTCATTGCCACCATGATTGGTACTATATACGTCTCCATGGTTCTTCACAGCTACATTCTCTCTGTCGTCTTCTCTGTCTTGCAGGTACTACTACATTTCATATTCCAACCTTTAAAATATTCTCTTCTAGTCTTGAGTTGAAGTTTTTCAAACTGAGATTTTACTATGAGCAACAAGCATTAGACTCTCTAGAACTAGGGTGGTGGTTACTTACCTGCTTTCACCACCCCCCATCAATTTGGATTGTAGAAA from Raphanus sativus cultivar WK10039 unplaced genomic scaffold, ASM80110v3 Scaffold2480, whole genome shotgun sequence includes:
- the LOC130494335 gene encoding peptidyl-prolyl cis-trans isomerase FKBP16-1, chloroplastic-like isoform X1, whose translation is MAMEIAQFFVGSSMRLSSVGNSRNGVSRSRLFSISAVHHRPRRMFMQLAGLGSVLTLVNLPGLAAPVPEMKEPEVVRTLKLPSGVRIQEIIEGEGREAHEGDLVELNYVCRRANGYFVHSTVDQFSGEAAPVKLFLDGNEVIEGLKEVLVGMKAGGKRRALIPPSVGYINETLKPIPEEFGPRRSLLSHANEPLVFEVQLLKIL
- the LOC130494335 gene encoding peptidyl-prolyl cis-trans isomerase FKBP16-1, chloroplastic-like isoform X2 — protein: MAMEIAQFFVGSSMRLSVGNSRNGVSRSRLFSISAVHHRPRRMFMQLAGLGSVLTLVNLPGLAAPVPEMKEPEVVRTLKLPSGVRIQEIIEGEGREAHEGDLVELNYVCRRANGYFVHSTVDQFSGEAAPVKLFLDGNEVIEGLKEVLVGMKAGGKRRALIPPSVGYINETLKPIPEEFGPRRSLLSHANEPLVFEVQLLKIL
- the LOC108855033 gene encoding protein transport protein sft2-like — protein: MSQGWFSIGGGSSSGDQQGEQQKPGGSSLLADWNSYAAARDVEEGGGSGSFGFDIESAVRSANDTVSGTFSVVSKGVRDIPGNLSSATSSMPSGKALMYFGLLLASGVFFIFIAFTMFLPVMVLMPQKFAICFTLGCGFIIGSFFALRGPQNQLAHMSSMERLPLTIGFIATMIGTIYVSMVLHSYILSVVFSVLQVLALVYYCISYFPGGSSGMRFLSSALTSSVLRVFGR